The proteins below are encoded in one region of Clostridium estertheticum:
- a CDS encoding terminase TerL endonuclease subunit: MILLEQGLQYAKDVVSGKEITTKEVVRQCEIFLEDYEVNQFKEEFKYYADEDKLEVIDNLLKLLNFATGFVAGQPVLENLAPFQCFLLIGVFLFRFKNNSDKFMHNDITLFISRKNAKTAIVGIIYILLMLTEPNYSEFYSICLTKELSAEIRKSMGQILEASPSLIRHFKISKTFTGSIICKLTHSFYKPRTSEAGKNNSVRPSAVCSDEHGNFQNADNFNAMRGGQKNVINPIVFRTTTAYAITNSIMEEDIDYIRKVFDGVYEDDRQFALLYYAEEEHLWDDTGIYQSNPLRIEENYEIIRENRKRALVKSTEKIEYLTKDMNNFLQGDAENTYLDVKTWKKLSVPKIDLHGKEVTVGGDFAISLDLNAISIMYKEKGKYYLVSKGFLPKETLAERREKIDYYSYEDVGYCELMEGRIANYIRIEEYIRSIETLYNCKIACIVSDPFNALQMMNNLSNDYEVVLLKQTYTSLSPSIKAFRDSVYNNEIIYQENKLLDFCVSNAVEVRAKVTEDILLAKENKNKQRIDMLMSSIFAYSQIYLIEEAPYNAIDELDKMDW, from the coding sequence ATGATTTTATTAGAACAAGGGTTACAATATGCGAAAGATGTTGTAAGTGGTAAAGAAATTACAACCAAAGAAGTTGTGAGACAATGTGAAATATTTCTTGAAGATTATGAAGTAAATCAATTTAAAGAAGAATTTAAATATTATGCTGATGAAGATAAATTAGAAGTAATAGATAATCTTTTAAAGTTATTAAATTTTGCTACTGGCTTTGTAGCAGGACAACCAGTATTGGAAAACCTAGCACCCTTTCAATGTTTTTTATTGATTGGTGTTTTTTTATTTAGATTTAAAAATAACTCTGATAAATTTATGCATAATGATATTACATTATTTATAAGTAGAAAAAATGCGAAGACAGCAATCGTAGGAATAATATATATATTGCTAATGCTGACAGAACCAAATTATTCAGAATTTTATTCTATATGTTTAACTAAAGAATTATCAGCTGAGATAAGAAAATCAATGGGACAAATATTAGAAGCAAGTCCTAGTTTAATTAGACACTTTAAAATAAGTAAAACATTTACAGGAAGTATTATTTGTAAATTAACTCATAGTTTTTATAAACCAAGAACAAGTGAAGCAGGAAAGAACAATTCAGTAAGACCATCTGCAGTATGTTCAGATGAGCATGGTAATTTCCAAAATGCAGATAACTTTAATGCTATGCGTGGTGGACAAAAGAATGTAATTAATCCAATTGTGTTTCGTACAACAACCGCATATGCAATAACTAATTCTATTATGGAAGAGGATATTGATTATATTAGGAAAGTATTTGATGGAGTCTATGAGGATGATAGACAATTTGCTCTATTATATTATGCAGAAGAGGAACATCTATGGGATGACACAGGGATATATCAATCAAATCCTTTAAGAATAGAAGAAAACTATGAAATCATAAGAGAAAATAGGAAGAGAGCATTAGTTAAATCAACAGAAAAGATTGAATATTTAACCAAGGATATGAATAATTTTCTACAAGGTGATGCCGAAAATACATATTTAGATGTTAAAACATGGAAGAAGTTAAGTGTTCCTAAGATAGATTTACATGGAAAAGAAGTAACTGTAGGAGGAGATTTTGCAATTAGCTTAGATTTAAATGCAATTTCAATTATGTACAAGGAAAAAGGAAAATATTATTTAGTAAGTAAAGGATTTTTACCCAAAGAGACATTAGCAGAACGTAGAGAGAAAATTGATTATTATTCCTATGAAGATGTAGGATATTGTGAATTGATGGAAGGTAGAATTGCAAATTATATAAGGATAGAAGAATACATAAGAAGTATTGAAACTCTCTATAATTGTAAAATAGCTTGTATAGTAAGTGATCCTTTTAATGCATTGCAGATGATGAATAATTTAAGTAATGATTATGAGGTTGTTTTGTTGAAGCAAACATACACAAGTTTAAGTCCAAGTATTAAAGCCTTTAGAGATTCTGTTTATAATAATGAAATAATTTATCAAGAAAATAAACTACTAGATTTTTGTGTAAGTAATGCTGTAGAGGTTAGAGCCAAAGTTACAGAAGACATATTACTGGCTAAAGAAAATAAAAATAAACAAAGAATTGATATGCTTATGAGTAGTATATTTGCATATAGCCAAATTTATCTAATTGAAGAAGCACCATATAATGCAATAGATGAGCTAGATAAGATGGATTGGTAG
- a CDS encoding head-tail connector protein, whose amino-acid sequence MDLEFIKTYLKIDGDEEDEYLQDLIDVSLIYIDFMVGENYKQDLKAVKLAGLLQRKLIADMHENKTTIISTNTKADRIVISILDKLSNYEDVII is encoded by the coding sequence ATGGATTTAGAATTTATCAAAACATATCTTAAAATTGATGGTGATGAAGAAGACGAATATTTACAGGATTTGATAGATGTAAGTCTAATTTATATTGATTTTATGGTTGGTGAGAATTATAAACAAGATTTAAAAGCAGTTAAATTAGCAGGATTATTGCAAAGAAAATTAATTGCAGATATGCATGAGAATAAAACAACAATAATTTCTACAAATACTAAAGCAGATAGAATTGTAATTAGTATTTTAGATAAATTAAGTAATTATGAAGATGTTATTATATGA
- a CDS encoding phage head closure protein — MNDFSIDINNLNKRIIIQEYTSTTKNGFVTKTWDTYKPVWASMNNLYGSEFYSAMSVQAENTVEFVVRYSNALEILLEKGSTKKYRIFWKDRTFNITFVDDIKYQHVWIKIKTLEVG, encoded by the coding sequence ATGAATGATTTTAGTATAGATATAAATAATTTGAATAAAAGGATAATAATACAAGAATATACCTCAACAACTAAAAATGGATTTGTAACAAAAACGTGGGATACTTACAAACCAGTTTGGGCAAGTATGAATAATTTATATGGTTCTGAGTTCTATTCTGCAATGTCTGTTCAAGCAGAAAATACAGTAGAATTTGTTGTAAGATATTCAAATGCTTTAGAAATCTTATTGGAAAAAGGTAGCACAAAGAAATATAGAATATTTTGGAAAGACAGAACATTTAATATAACGTTTGTTGACGATATAAAATATCAGCATGTATGGATTAAAATTAAAACTTTGGAGGTGGGATAA
- a CDS encoding Panacea domain-containing protein → MEIRYEVQDIANYFLSKSDKITPKKIQKLLYFAYSWYLAMMNNSEKIETKLFDESFEAWIHGPVCPQIYSDYKKFGANNIGKYEGELIDFTEDDLDVLEQIWGIYGKYNANQLESITHQHEPWKKTREIAKCSSNDWCCEEISDKVIFNYYVRKLEA, encoded by the coding sequence ATGGAAATTAGGTATGAAGTTCAGGATATAGCAAATTATTTTTTATCTAAGAGTGATAAAATAACACCGAAAAAGATACAAAAATTATTATATTTTGCATATTCATGGTATTTAGCTATGATGAATAATAGTGAAAAAATAGAAACAAAGCTTTTTGATGAATCCTTTGAAGCATGGATACATGGGCCTGTTTGCCCACAAATTTACAGTGATTATAAAAAGTTTGGTGCTAACAACATAGGCAAATATGAAGGTGAGCTTATTGATTTTACAGAGGATGATTTGGATGTATTGGAACAAATATGGGGTATATATGGAAAATATAATGCAAATCAATTAGAGAGCATAACCCATCAACATGAACCATGGAAAAAGACTAGAGAAATTGCCAAGTGTTCATCTAATGACTGGTGTTGTGAAGAGATTAGTGATAAGGTAATATTTAATTATTATGTAAGAAAACTCGAGGCATAA
- a CDS encoding major tail protein → MSRLIGLKDITIAQLLTDTSVGATYEVPKKLERSIKATLKPKTTQTKLYSDDTIEEVVNAFDSIDVEIEVNQLSIESRAMLQGSKVVKGVLIETKNDIAPTVAMAFKAKKSNGKYMYVWLYKGSFEITEDTFESSEDKLKDQTAKLKATFYAREFDGAYRLIADEDAKDFEATTATTWFTTVAVQPTEV, encoded by the coding sequence ATGAGTAGATTAATAGGACTAAAAGATATAACAATTGCACAATTGCTTACAGATACAAGCGTAGGGGCAACTTATGAAGTTCCTAAAAAACTAGAAAGAAGTATAAAAGCTACTTTAAAACCAAAGACAACTCAAACAAAACTTTATTCAGATGACACAATTGAGGAAGTTGTTAATGCATTTGATAGTATAGATGTTGAAATTGAAGTTAATCAATTATCAATTGAATCAAGAGCAATGTTACAAGGTTCAAAAGTTGTTAAAGGTGTTCTTATAGAGACTAAGAATGATATTGCTCCTACAGTTGCAATGGCTTTTAAGGCTAAAAAATCTAATGGTAAGTATATGTATGTATGGCTATATAAAGGCAGTTTTGAAATTACGGAAGATACATTTGAATCTTCTGAGGATAAATTAAAAGATCAAACTGCAAAATTGAAGGCAACTTTTTATGCTCGTGAATTCGATGGTGCATACAGACTGATTGCTGACGAAGATGCTAAAGATTTTGAAGCAACAACAGCTACAACTTGGTTTACAACAGTAGCAGTACAACCAACAGAAGTATAG
- a CDS encoding HK97-gp10 family putative phage morphogenesis protein, which produces MAGIEVEGMDELLAKLENMSNKVSNVITKTALEASAVPVLEDAKSTSVFSDRSGKLRDGLKIGKIKTKNGEKYIEIGIAKEDVSEIFYGKFIEWGASNQATRPFLQLALEKNRNKIKEIMTATLKEGLGL; this is translated from the coding sequence ATGGCAGGAATTGAAGTTGAAGGAATGGACGAGTTACTCGCAAAACTTGAAAACATGAGTAATAAAGTATCTAATGTTATAACTAAAACCGCACTTGAAGCTTCTGCTGTCCCAGTTTTAGAGGATGCTAAGAGTACAAGTGTATTTTCTGATAGAAGTGGTAAATTAAGAGATGGTTTAAAAATAGGTAAAATTAAAACTAAGAACGGTGAAAAATACATAGAAATTGGAATTGCGAAAGAAGATGTATCAGAAATATTTTATGGTAAATTTATAGAATGGGGTGCATCTAATCAAGCCACTAGACCATTTTTACAACTCGCATTAGAAAAAAACAGAAATAAAATAAAAGAAATTATGACTGCAACATTAAAAGAAGGTTTGGGTTTATGA
- a CDS encoding P27 family phage terminase small subunit, with the protein MANIKPIELQTKHSNPEDIQKRMETEEALKGNTVIEIKPPTSLSTTGKKFYKKIIEILPSGFLNGGDTYCVTIIAESLDKMQLCQKEINKNGLFIDGNENKGVGTYKKYVDIFNTFSQKIGLSPRDRASLSILNINSETDKNDKVLQALKGGDNK; encoded by the coding sequence ATGGCAAATATTAAACCAATTGAACTGCAAACAAAACATAGTAATCCAGAAGATATACAGAAAAGAATGGAAACTGAGGAAGCATTAAAAGGTAATACTGTAATTGAAATTAAACCACCAACTTCATTATCTACAACTGGTAAAAAGTTCTATAAGAAAATAATAGAAATTTTACCTAGTGGATTTTTAAATGGAGGAGATACATATTGTGTAACTATTATTGCAGAGTCTTTAGATAAGATGCAATTATGTCAAAAGGAAATTAATAAAAATGGATTGTTTATTGATGGGAATGAAAATAAAGGTGTTGGAACATACAAAAAATATGTGGATATATTTAATACATTTTCACAGAAGATTGGCTTATCTCCAAGGGACAGAGCAAGTTTATCAATACTTAATATCAATAGTGAAACAGATAAAAATGATAAGGTCTTACAGGCACTCAAGGGTGGCGATAATAAATGA
- a CDS encoding HK97 family phage prohead protease produces the protein MEKEIRNIIVNKLETRVATDSSEKIISGYINKFNARSQYMGFYEEVATGSFDKTLADGHNIFAMFNHNDDKILGSTRANSLKLSIDEVGLAFELRINDKISYANDLYELVQEGSIDGCSFGFYVIDDSWVTTTEGIDLRIIKEIELIECTLTPFPAYLDSQASCRSFTKFEESKTKDEEIRLLKSKQENLKAKLLIELEL, from the coding sequence TTGGAAAAAGAAATTCGCAATATTATAGTTAATAAATTAGAAACTAGAGTTGCAACAGATTCTAGTGAAAAGATAATTTCCGGATACATAAATAAGTTTAATGCAAGAAGTCAGTATATGGGATTCTATGAAGAAGTAGCAACAGGATCATTTGATAAAACATTAGCAGATGGACATAACATATTTGCAATGTTTAACCATAACGATGATAAAATATTAGGTTCTACTAGAGCAAATAGTTTGAAATTATCTATTGATGAAGTTGGATTAGCATTTGAATTAAGAATAAATGACAAAATATCTTATGCTAATGATTTATATGAATTAGTACAAGAAGGTTCTATAGATGGATGTAGTTTTGGATTCTATGTTATAGATGATTCTTGGGTAACGACAACTGAGGGGATAGACTTGAGAATAATTAAAGAAATTGAGTTGATAGAGTGTACATTAACGCCATTTCCTGCTTATCTTGATAGTCAAGCAAGTTGTAGAAGTTTTACAAAGTTTGAGGAATCTAAAACCAAAGACGAAGAAATAAGATTATTAAAATCAAAACAAGAAAATTTAAAAGCAAAATTATTAATAGAGTTAGAACTTTAA
- a CDS encoding phage major capsid protein, which yields MNITEMRAKIGEMKVEVRTLLESDVTLAGTKMEEVRNLEKALKLQIELGEEEKRDILDQSKNKKDGVVKMEKVNEMRAITKQLMGKELTPEERSAIMSSDNAVLIPKQLIMDVIKLSTGYGSLKGICAVIPVVKNEGSIPVVDISGQNALLTVVEGDAIIDGKLVSTDLKFKCSKVGLIQELTSESVDDAEVEIESLIRENFVEISVSNENAKILNVVKTNAVAVVATGYEDIDTAIDSALPSVKANLATITNVTGYCHIKAQKDLTSGKKLDLITMVGTQEYYYGHPIYVVEDTLLPIAEGKTQVYYVGNFKEAVKYFDRNQFTVAKSTEAGFNTDTVKLRILKRFDVTKGSIRSLKKIEF from the coding sequence ATGAATATTACAGAAATGAGAGCAAAAATTGGTGAAATGAAAGTAGAGGTTAGAACTCTATTAGAATCAGATGTTACATTAGCAGGAACAAAAATGGAAGAGGTTAGAAATTTAGAGAAAGCACTTAAATTACAAATTGAATTAGGTGAAGAAGAAAAGAGAGACATATTAGACCAAAGCAAAAATAAAAAGGATGGTGTTGTAAAAATGGAAAAAGTAAACGAAATGAGAGCAATAACAAAACAATTAATGGGAAAAGAATTAACTCCAGAAGAAAGATCAGCAATAATGTCATCTGATAATGCTGTATTAATTCCAAAACAACTTATAATGGACGTAATAAAATTAAGTACAGGATATGGTTCACTAAAAGGAATATGTGCTGTTATTCCCGTTGTAAAAAATGAAGGTTCGATTCCAGTTGTAGATATTAGTGGACAAAATGCTTTACTTACAGTAGTTGAAGGTGATGCAATAATTGATGGTAAGTTAGTTTCTACAGACCTTAAATTTAAATGCTCTAAAGTTGGTTTAATCCAAGAATTAACTTCTGAAAGTGTGGATGATGCCGAAGTTGAAATTGAGTCACTTATCAGGGAGAATTTTGTTGAAATCAGTGTATCTAACGAAAATGCAAAGATTCTTAACGTAGTTAAAACTAATGCAGTAGCAGTAGTTGCAACAGGATATGAGGATATAGATACTGCAATTGATAGTGCATTGCCAAGTGTAAAAGCAAATTTAGCTACTATTACAAATGTAACTGGATATTGTCATATAAAAGCTCAAAAAGATTTAACTTCAGGTAAGAAACTAGATTTAATTACTATGGTTGGTACACAAGAATACTACTATGGTCATCCAATTTATGTAGTAGAAGATACTTTACTTCCAATAGCAGAAGGAAAAACACAAGTTTACTATGTTGGTAACTTTAAAGAAGCAGTTAAATACTTTGATAGAAACCAATTTACAGTAGCAAAATCAACAGAAGCAGGATTTAATACTGATACAGTTAAACTAAGAATACTTAAAAGATTTGATGTAACAAAGGGTTCAATTAGATCATTAAAGAAAATAGAATTTTAA
- a CDS encoding DEAD/DEAH box helicase family protein: MNKLNLKWVAEEIGDEYKKWRKGDVAKLLAQTGTGKTYFIKKILIPHMKDYERLLYICNRTNLKRQLKVDLLEQLNRPVPYLKSEKGEYILYKGNKILDVDELDKITEIANITICSYHAIQKSELKKKYNIGKQYDEVHYDYIVMDEVHFLLADGGFNNLCRLAYQKLILEKNRKSIKILISATMDELKEPIANVVEGYLGKKPTLWEYTTGIDYSYVNVKYFMSIKDIIATIKNDKTDEKWLIFVTKLKDATDIQEEFGKEICSIVKAGDKTDELNNIITNSRFECKILCATKALDNGINIDDIKLTNIVIMAWDKITFIQMLGRKRVDIEDAQQINLYIATRYKKSFTNKLKGCIDKRIEVDLFEDHINEFNFKYDNSLDKIGEMNDLFYRDNITKEWGLNLIGDKRLELDTIAFKKILDNFNMVGKFTFVCIQLFWLGLTKTFTEDNYIENVILVDEVQNLENYIESILGQKLFSDEQQQLSDLIIKELITIGDGIDYRTKKLKPSTIETILRIQLNLEYGVSPTKQETKGEMKSKRYIIITKII, from the coding sequence ATGAATAAATTAAATTTAAAATGGGTTGCTGAAGAAATAGGCGATGAATATAAGAAGTGGAGAAAAGGTGACGTTGCTAAATTACTTGCTCAAACTGGTACAGGTAAGACATATTTTATTAAGAAAATTTTAATACCTCACATGAAAGATTATGAGAGGTTACTGTACATATGTAATAGAACTAATTTAAAAAGACAACTAAAAGTAGATTTATTAGAACAACTTAATAGACCAGTCCCATATTTAAAGAGTGAAAAAGGTGAATACATATTATATAAAGGTAATAAAATTCTTGATGTAGATGAACTAGACAAAATTACTGAAATTGCTAATATAACAATTTGCAGTTACCATGCTATACAAAAGAGTGAATTAAAAAAGAAATATAACATAGGTAAACAATATGATGAAGTACATTATGATTATATTGTAATGGATGAAGTACATTTTCTCCTTGCAGATGGTGGATTTAATAATCTTTGTAGACTAGCATATCAGAAATTAATACTTGAAAAGAATCGTAAATCTATTAAGATATTAATTTCTGCTACAATGGATGAACTAAAGGAGCCTATAGCAAATGTGGTAGAAGGATATTTGGGAAAGAAACCTACATTATGGGAATATACTACTGGAATAGATTATAGTTATGTTAATGTTAAATATTTTATGAGTATAAAAGATATAATTGCGACAATTAAAAATGATAAAACTGATGAGAAATGGTTAATATTCGTTACAAAATTAAAGGATGCTACAGATATACAAGAAGAGTTTGGTAAAGAAATATGCTCAATTGTAAAAGCTGGAGATAAAACGGATGAACTCAATAATATAATTACTAATAGTAGATTTGAATGTAAAATTCTATGTGCAACAAAAGCTTTAGATAATGGAATTAATATTGATGATATTAAACTAACTAATATTGTTATTATGGCATGGGACAAAATAACTTTTATACAAATGTTAGGACGTAAAAGAGTAGACATTGAAGATGCCCAACAAATTAATTTATATATTGCCACTAGGTATAAGAAAAGTTTTACAAATAAATTAAAAGGTTGTATAGATAAAAGAATTGAAGTTGATTTATTTGAAGATCATATTAACGAATTTAATTTTAAATATGATAACTCTTTAGATAAAATCGGAGAAATGAATGACTTATTCTATAGAGATAATATAACTAAAGAATGGGGATTAAATTTAATAGGAGATAAAAGGTTAGAACTAGATACTATTGCATTTAAAAAAATACTAGACAATTTTAATATGGTAGGTAAATTTACTTTCGTGTGTATACAATTATTTTGGCTAGGATTAACTAAAACTTTTACAGAGGATAATTATATTGAAAATGTAATATTAGTAGATGAGGTTCAAAATTTAGAAAATTACATAGAAAGCATATTAGGACAGAAATTATTTTCTGATGAGCAACAACAATTATCAGATTTAATAATAAAAGAATTGATAACTATAGGTGATGGAATAGATTATAGAACTAAGAAACTTAAACCCTCTACAATAGAAACTATATTAAGAATTCAACTAAATTTAGAATATGGAGTTAGTCCAACTAAACAAGAAACTAAAGGTGAAATGAAGAGTAAAAGATACATAATAATAACTAAAATAATATAA
- a CDS encoding DNA-binding protein, with translation MRLYRKISICMCALALVLSFVGCGSKSSITKSVEKPDLVVPKVALTQTQLNAKIKKESVKADFIKLNGHETEFVGKSYLIEGTITNVDNTNTTLPLFTVTTKEDKGVGMYSIININKVNIAKGNKVLVYGKLNGKNDIGFTELTGNIIEK, from the coding sequence ATGAGATTATATAGAAAAATAAGTATATGTATGTGTGCTTTGGCATTAGTATTATCTTTTGTTGGATGTGGAAGTAAATCTTCTATTACAAAATCTGTTGAAAAACCAGATTTAGTTGTACCCAAAGTAGCACTTACGCAAACACAACTTAATGCTAAAATAAAAAAAGAATCTGTAAAGGCTGACTTTATAAAACTCAATGGACACGAGACTGAATTTGTTGGTAAATCATATTTAATTGAAGGAACAATAACAAATGTTGATAATACAAATACTACATTGCCTTTATTTACAGTAACGACTAAAGAAGATAAGGGAGTAGGAATGTATTCAATAATAAATATTAATAAGGTTAATATTGCTAAAGGTAATAAAGTATTGGTATATGGTAAGTTAAATGGTAAGAATGATATAGGATTTACAGAGTTAACAGGGAATATTATAGAGAAATAA